A window of Thermococcus sp. MV5 contains these coding sequences:
- a CDS encoding 30S ribosomal protein S13 encodes MADFRHIVRVANVDIDGHKQLRLALTGIKGIGVNFATIICKVAGLDPKMKAGYLTEEQVKAIEAVLEDPGKHGIPGWILNRPKDYESGRDLHLTGAKLVMAWREDVNRLRRIRAYRGIRHELGLPLRGQRTKSNFRRGSTLGVSRRKK; translated from the coding sequence ATGGCTGACTTTAGACATATCGTGCGTGTAGCAAATGTTGATATAGATGGCCACAAACAACTTAGATTGGCCCTTACTGGGATCAAAGGGATAGGTGTAAACTTTGCAACAATAATATGCAAGGTTGCAGGTTTAGATCCAAAGATGAAAGCGGGTTATCTTACAGAAGAGCAAGTAAAGGCTATTGAAGCAGTTCTTGAAGATCCTGGAAAGCATGGTATTCCTGGATGGATACTTAACAGACCTAAAGATTACGAAAGTGGGAGAGATCTACATCTTACTGGGGCAAAACTCGTCATGGCATGGCGTGAAGATGTTAATAGGCTTAGGAGAATCAGAGCCTACAGAGGTATCAGACATGAGCTTGGTCTGCCACTAAGGGGACAAAGGACTAAGTCGAACTTTAGAAGAGGTTCTACACTTGGTGTTAGCAGAAGGAAGAAGTGA
- a CDS encoding class I SAM-dependent methyltransferase, whose amino-acid sequence MSHYYSKEPQVPLKTKMIEVFVRGEYFKFITASGVFSFGKLDRGTQLLIESVVLDKDWEVLDLGCGYGVIGIVVSKFVKRVVMTDVNRRAVNIAKKNLKINNIKNAEVRWGYLYEPVAGEKFHSIITNPPVHAGKDVLREIVINAPLHLYDGGLLQIVIRTNQGAKYIKTLMEESFKEVVELAKGSGFRVYAGIA is encoded by the coding sequence ATGAGCCATTATTACTCTAAAGAACCACAAGTACCACTAAAAACTAAAATGATCGAAGTATTTGTTAGAGGGGAGTATTTTAAATTCATCACTGCTAGCGGTGTTTTTTCCTTTGGAAAGCTTGATAGAGGGACACAACTTCTAATAGAGAGTGTGGTGTTAGATAAAGACTGGGAAGTGCTTGATCTTGGTTGTGGATATGGTGTTATTGGTATAGTTGTCTCTAAATTTGTAAAGCGGGTTGTAATGACGGATGTTAATAGGAGGGCTGTAAACATAGCGAAGAAAAACTTAAAAATCAACAACATTAAGAATGCCGAGGTAAGATGGGGTTATCTTTATGAACCCGTCGCAGGTGAAAAGTTTCATAGCATAATTACAAACCCTCCAGTACATGCGGGTAAGGATGTGTTGAGGGAAATAGTTATAAATGCACCCCTTCATCTCTACGATGGAGGATTACTTCAAATTGTAATTCGCACTAATCAAGGCGCAAAATATATTAAGACTTTAATGGAGGAGAGCTTTAAAGAAGTGGTTGAACTTGCGAAGGGCTCGGGCTTTAGAGTGTATGCCGGGATAGCCTAG